In one window of Zygosaccharomyces rouxii strain CBS732 chromosome E complete sequence DNA:
- the RET2 gene encoding coatomer subunit delta (similar to uniprot|P43621 Saccharomyces cerevisiae YFR051C RET2 Delta subunit of the coatomer complex (COPI) which coats Golgi-derived transport vesicles involved in retrograde transport between Golgi and ER), with translation MVVLAASITTRSGKPLLSRQFRELTKDRVLELLSNFQSLVTNLSSEHTFVEGNHVRYVYRPFDDYYIILITNRQSNIIEDLSTLNLLSQTVNNCLSSYDENEIYDSAFEILTAFDEVVIMGYKENLSSTQVTTYLTMESHEERIQEIIERNKEFEATEERKRRAKEIAKREQERRMGIPSMDFSMPSNKFIGSNDPNVTNAYNSYYSHASPAAQQSYLKSQKLGDQPVEDLSSQDSLPRRSDGSAGMKLGGARSKKAVTPVRHSSSSRPSIKPENEEDSFTNNGILILIKEIVNAQISRDGAVSSSELKGVLELRINEKSLGHAKLVLGNDVNVKDRNMQFRTHPNIDKNAFLSNKSIGLRSNDKAFPANDQTLGVLRWRKVGANDDKTLIPLECSTWVSPSEEGEGMFEVTVEFEVNPDYNKDLKDLVFTVPVLTENVFISPDNNDCNASLAGVDEEMGIAIKVDHVEPGQPAVFSFVIEAGYEDALFPLNVNFAHVEQGSSSLTGVSVANITDSQTEEQLPYDLITSLRAEEYAVV, from the coding sequence ATGGTTGTCCTTGCCGCATCTATCACCACACGTAGTGGTAAACCTTTGTTGTCGAGACAGTTCAGAGAACTGACCAAGGATCGCGTCTTGGAGCTTTTGTCTAATTTCCAAAGTTTAGTGACTAACCTTTCCTCAGAGCATACTTTTGTTGAAGGTAATCATGTCAGATATGTTTACAGACCATTTGATGATTACTATATTATTTTGATAACGAACCGTCAATCCAACATTATTGAAGATTTGTCTACCTTAAACCTTTTGTCCCAAACGGTTAACAATTGTTTGAGCTCttatgatgagaatgagaTTTATGACAGCGCATTTGAGATTTTGACCGCATTTGATGAAGTGGTCATCATGGGTTACAAGGAGAATTTGTCGAGTACCCAAGTGACAACTTATTTGACCATGGAATCACACGAAGaaagaatccaagaaattatTGAGCGTAACAAAGAGTTTGAAGCTACAGAAGAACGTAAACGTCGTGCCAAGGAGATTGCTAAACGTGAACAAGAAAGAAGGATGGGCATTCCAAGTATGGATTTCTCCATGCCATCTAACAAATTCATCGGTAGTAATGATCCAAACGTCACCAATGCTTACAACAGTTATTACAGCCATGCTTCTCCCGCAGCACAACAATCTTATTTGAAGTCTCAAAAACTCGGGGATCAGCCAGTGGAAGATTTATCATCTCAAGATTCTCTGCCCCGTCGTTCCGATGGTTCTGCTGGCATGAAATTGGGTGGTGCTCGTTCTAAGAAAGCCGTCACTCCTGTACGTCATAGCAGCTCTTCACGTCCTAGCATCAAACCAGAAAACGAGGAAGATAGTTTCACCAATAACGgtattttgattttgatcaaagaaattgttaacGCTCAAATTTCCAGAGATGGTGcagtttcttcttcagaattgAAAGGTGTCTTGGAATTGCGcattaatgaaaaatctttagGTCATGCAAAGCTGGTTCTAGGAAATGATGTTAATGTTAAGGATAGAAACATGCAGTTTAGAACTCACCCTAATATCGATAAAAATGCGTTTTTGTCGAACAAATCCATTGGTCTTAGAAGTAATGATAAGGCTTTCCCAGCAAATGACCAAACTCTAGGTGTTTTAAGATGGCGTAAAGTGGGAGccaatgatgataaaaCTTTGATTCCGCTTGAATGTTCCACATGGGTTTCCCCATcagaagaaggtgaaggtaTGTTTGAAGTCACTGTGGAATTCGAAGTTAATCCAGATTACAAcaaggatttgaaagaCCTTGTATTCACAGTACCAGTTTTGACAGAAAATGTCTTTATAAGTCCTGATAACAACGACTGTAACGCATCATTAGCTGGTGTCGACGAAGAGATGGGTATTGCAATTAAAGTGGACCATGTGGAACCAGGTCAACCCGCAGTTTTCAGTTTCGTCATAGAAGCTGGTTATGAAGATGCACTTTTCCCATTGAACGTTAACTTCGCACATGTGGAACAAGGTTCTTCCAGTTTGACGGGTGTCAGTGTTGCAAACATCACAGACTCCCAAACAGAAGAACAACTGCCTTACGACCTAATAACCTCACTAAGAGCGGAGGAATATGCAGTGGTTTAG
- the PRE4 gene encoding proteasome core particle subunit beta 7 (highly similar to uniprot|P30657 Saccharomyces cerevisiae YFR050C PRE4 20S proteasome beta-type subunit): protein MNHDPFSWGRPSDATYGAYDQQLAHPKMNTQQPIVTGTSVLSVKYNNGVVIAADNLGSYGSLLRFNNVERLIPVGDNTVVGISGDISDMQHIETLIEELVTENNYDNSFADSVEGLKPSYVFEYLAAVMYHRRSKFNPLWNAIIVAGVEDGKPFSRYVNLLGVTYSSPSLATGFGSYMAVPLLRKLVDRDSDVAKLDLQTAENAIVECLKVLFYRDARSSKQYSLAIIDNDLGLQFKTNQRIENLSWSFAKDIKGYGTQKV, encoded by the coding sequence ATGAATCACGATCCATTTAGCTGGGGAAGACCTTCAGATGCCACTTATGGCGCCTATGACCAACAATTGGCACACCCCAAGATGAATACGCAACAACCCATAGTCACTGGTACCTCCGTGCTTAGTGTAAAATATAACAATGGTGTCGTAATTGCGGCCGATAATCTGGGTTCTTACGGATCTCTGTTACGTTTTAACAACGTTGAAAGACTGATCCCCGTGGGGGATAATACAGTTGTGGGTATTTCTGGTGATATTTCTGATATGCAACACATTGAAACTTTGATCGAAGAACTAGTTACTGAAAACAACTACGACAATTCATTTGCAGACTCAGTAGAGGGATTGAAGCCAAGTTATGTGTTCGAATACCTAGCGGCAGTCATGTACCATCGtagatccaaatttaacCCACTGTGGAATGCAATTATCGTTGCAGGTGTAGAAGACGGCAAGCCATTTTCCCGTTACGTTAACTTACTTGGTGTCACCTACTCTTCTCCATCGTTAGCCACAGGATTCGGCTCCTACATGGCAGTTCCACTGCTGCGGAAACTAGTGGATCGTGACAGTGACGTCGCTAAACTGGATCTACAAACTGCTGAAAATGCCATCGTCGAATGCCTCAAAGTTTTATTCTACAGAGATGCAAGATCATCCAAACAGTATTCGCTAGCAATAATCGATAATGACTTGGGTCTACAGTTCAAAACCAACCAAAGGATAGAAAATCTTTCTTGGTCTTTCGCCAAGGACATCAAGGGCTATGGTACACAGAAAGTGTAA